One Setaria viridis chromosome 5, Setaria_viridis_v4.0, whole genome shotgun sequence genomic region harbors:
- the LOC117858145 gene encoding subtilisin-like protease SBT2.5 — protein sequence MAKQQQEVYFVFMNFDPVYERLRADRSKEGSATLDAYLSHKHDKLLAKLLQPDSYRKRSSLAIVDGFAVEITEDQANVLRSAKEVRVVEKNQELA from the exons ATggcgaagcagcagcaggaggtgTACTTCGTGTTCATGAACTTTGACCCCGTCTACGAGCGCCTCAGAGCTGATCG GTCCAAGGAAGGGTCGGCCACGCTGGACGCGTACCTGAGCCACAAGCACGACAAGCTTCTCGCCAAGCTCCTCCAACCCGACTCCTACCGGAAGAGGTCGTCGCTCGCCATTGTCGACGGCTTCGCCGTCGAGATAACTGAAGATCAG GCAAACGTTCTGAGATCGGCCAAGGAGGTGAGGGTGGTGGAGAAGAACCAGGAGCTCGCTTGA